A genomic region of Kribbella sp. NBC_00382 contains the following coding sequences:
- a CDS encoding DNA cytosine methyltransferase, which produces MMATKRTRTAAHRPAVRQRRFRHDTLTALDLFSGFGGLTQGIERAGFDVIMAANHNSYKVEVHEANHPTTEHWIADLANQDSADYHDVRDLPAADLVAAGVSCVNHSPANTMKAYEEGLTLFDMDDPDYDDRVTRSERDRATANCVLHYAQKHHPRMILIECTTQLQSWGNLVPGKRKVGDGSTYRWWLKQFDIEGYDHKVVFLNSMFFEVGQSRDRAYWIFWDKKLEAPDLEHRPIAWCSFCSTVVESQQRWKTGIPPTGTVCYGKQYEYSCPSCRFPVVPQFTPSLAALDLSNLGTRIGDRDKPLAPSTMARIERARQRLGEFPAVLMPAKATRGSERHPWQPMSTQTSQQETAILSTGAVVAIDNFQGAPRGAGDPLPTQGGSETMALLSSAVLPFRKNTRPTMHAEAMPTVTAEQIPGLLFASWYKQNGSTGTETAPHPLTDPFGALTSRDTTALVFAEWQQTLAERRVEDLKFRMMGPHEIGRGCGFDPDFGDHHGTYKVWGSARDQVDGYGNAVTPAVGEWIGTRLRAVLHREDTAA; this is translated from the coding sequence ATGATGGCGACGAAGCGCACCCGCACTGCGGCGCACCGGCCAGCGGTCCGGCAGCGCCGGTTCCGGCACGACACCCTGACCGCCCTTGACCTCTTCTCCGGATTCGGGGGCCTGACGCAGGGCATCGAGCGGGCCGGGTTCGACGTGATCATGGCCGCCAACCACAACTCCTACAAGGTCGAGGTCCACGAGGCCAACCACCCCACCACCGAGCACTGGATCGCCGATCTCGCCAACCAGGACTCGGCCGACTACCACGATGTGCGGGACCTTCCTGCTGCGGATCTTGTCGCCGCCGGCGTCTCGTGTGTGAACCACTCTCCGGCGAACACGATGAAGGCCTACGAAGAGGGCCTGACGTTGTTCGACATGGACGACCCCGACTACGACGACCGCGTGACCCGGTCGGAACGTGACCGGGCGACGGCCAACTGCGTCTTGCACTACGCCCAGAAGCACCACCCGCGGATGATCCTCATCGAGTGCACGACCCAGCTGCAGTCGTGGGGCAATCTCGTGCCGGGCAAGCGAAAGGTCGGCGACGGCTCGACGTACCGCTGGTGGCTCAAGCAGTTCGACATCGAGGGCTACGACCACAAGGTCGTGTTCCTGAACTCGATGTTCTTCGAGGTCGGCCAGTCCCGTGACCGCGCCTACTGGATCTTCTGGGACAAGAAGCTTGAAGCCCCCGACCTGGAACACCGCCCGATCGCCTGGTGCTCGTTCTGCAGCACGGTGGTGGAGTCACAGCAAAGGTGGAAGACAGGGATCCCGCCGACCGGGACGGTCTGCTACGGCAAGCAGTACGAATACAGCTGCCCGTCGTGCCGCTTCCCCGTGGTTCCGCAGTTCACGCCGTCGCTGGCCGCTCTGGACCTGTCCAACCTGGGCACCCGGATCGGTGACCGCGACAAGCCCCTGGCGCCGTCGACCATGGCCCGCATCGAACGAGCCCGCCAACGGCTCGGTGAGTTCCCCGCGGTGCTCATGCCCGCCAAGGCGACGCGCGGCTCGGAGCGGCACCCGTGGCAGCCGATGTCCACCCAGACCAGCCAGCAAGAAACCGCAATCCTCAGCACCGGTGCAGTCGTGGCCATCGACAACTTCCAGGGCGCTCCACGCGGCGCTGGTGATCCGCTGCCGACGCAGGGCGGCTCGGAAACGATGGCGCTCCTGTCGAGTGCGGTCCTTCCGTTCAGGAAGAACACCAGGCCCACGATGCACGCTGAGGCGATGCCGACCGTGACGGCCGAGCAGATCCCCGGTCTGCTGTTCGCGAGCTGGTACAAGCAGAACGGTTCGACCGGCACCGAGACCGCACCGCATCCGCTGACCGACCCGTTCGGCGCGCTGACATCTCGCGACACCACCGCGCTCGTGTTCGCCGAATGGCAGCAGACCCTGGCTGAGCGGCGAGTTGAGGATCTCAAGTTCCGGATGATGGGGCCACACGAGATCGGTCGCGGCTGCGGCTTCGATCCCGACTTCGGCGACCACCACGGCACCTACAAGGTCTGGGGATCAGCCCGCGACCAGGTCGACGGCTACGGCAACGCCGTCACCCCTGCGGTCGGCGAGTGGATCGGTACCCGGCTGCGCGCAGTACTCCACCGCGAAGACACCGCCGCATAA
- a CDS encoding DUF3970 family protein, with amino-acid sequence MTIKVRLSGEADEIARLLAHLREHFEVAGGDRTYANRGSFGVRAYAELREPDAETPHRVQSERVRPTAKEVEP; translated from the coding sequence GTGACGATCAAGGTCAGGCTGTCCGGAGAGGCCGACGAGATCGCCCGCCTCCTGGCGCACCTTCGCGAGCACTTCGAGGTCGCCGGCGGGGACCGCACCTACGCCAACCGTGGGTCGTTCGGAGTCCGGGCCTACGCCGAGCTGCGCGAACCAGACGCCGAGACGCCGCACCGGGTCCAGTCTGAAAGAGTCCGCCCCACTGCCAAGGAGGTCGAGCCGTGA